Proteins from a genomic interval of Amycolatopsis sp. cg13:
- a CDS encoding transcriptional regulator, whose protein sequence is MAELPELDPVIHAQARLRVTVALAGLRPADQITFPRLQQLLEMTAGNLSTHLRKLEDAEYVEITKAYEHRTPVTLVRLTSKGRAAFESYTKALQRLLDAGT, encoded by the coding sequence GTGGCTGAGCTGCCGGAGCTCGACCCCGTCATCCACGCCCAGGCGCGGCTGCGCGTGACGGTCGCGCTCGCCGGGCTGCGTCCCGCCGACCAGATCACCTTCCCCCGGTTGCAGCAGCTGCTGGAGATGACCGCGGGCAACCTCTCGACGCATCTGCGCAAGCTCGAGGACGCCGAGTACGTCGAGATCACCAAGGCCTACGAGCACCGCACGCCGGTCACGCTGGTGCGGCTCACGAGCAAGGGCCGGGCCGCGTTCGAGAGCTACACCAAGGCGTTGCAACGGCTTCTGGACGCTGGAACCTGA